From the genome of Papaver somniferum cultivar HN1 chromosome 2, ASM357369v1, whole genome shotgun sequence, one region includes:
- the LOC113352380 gene encoding uncharacterized protein LOC113352380, giving the protein MGAFLIPKHLCRQMDAQLCKFWWGESLDPKYRKLHLLGWDTLCSPKYEGGLGFRKAELNNLVMLARNAWKIIENPDCMLAKILKVRYSPKTDFLNAKCPDKCSLTWKCLHGIKELIKPFVSWIIGDGKFIDPWCDKWIPNLGSATPNPLTLQDPSIKVDYFIDNHTRTWNVSRLSTHFDDAFVKKIVTIPLSQHCTPDRRA; this is encoded by the coding sequence ATGGGGGCTTTTCTCATCCCAAAGCACCTCTGTAGACAGATGGATGCCCAGCTCTGCAAATTCTGGTGGGGAGAATCTCTTGACCCAAAATATAGAAAGCTCCATCTTTTGGGTTGGGATACTCTGTGCTCCCCTAAATATGAAGGTGGTTTGGGTTTCAGAAAAGCTGAGCTAAATAATCTTGTCATGTTAGCAAGGAATGCTTGGAAAattattgaaaaccctgattgcaTGTTGGCTAAGATTTTAAAAGTTAGATATTCCCCTAAGACTGATTTTCTGAATGCCAAATGTCCTGATAAATGCTCTTTGACCTGGAAATGCCTTCATGGTATAAAGGAGTTGATTAAACCCTTTGTTTCTTGGATTATTGGGGATGGAAAGTTTATCGACCcctggtgtgataaatggattccaAATTTGGGTTCTGCTACTCCCAACCCTCTCACCCTTCAGGACCCTAGCATAAAAGTTGATTACTTCATTGATAACCATACTAGAACATGGAATGTTTCTAGACTCTCTACCCACTTTGATGATGCTTTTGTTAAGAAGATCgtcactattcccttaagccagcattgcactcctgataggagggcttga